The genomic interval ACTGGCCCAATTCATGCCCGCAGATGCTTTTGCGTCCTGGGGCTGGCGAATTCCGTTCCTGCTGAGCGCTGTGGTGCTTGTGGTCGGCTGGATCATCCGCCGTGAAGTCCATGAGGCCCCGGTCTTCGCTGAGGCGCAAGCAGGGGACAAGCCTCGCAAATTGCCAGTGGTCGAAGTGCTCACCGAAAGCTGGAAGGATGTGTTGCGCGTCGTCTGCATGGCACTCTCTGCAGTCCTTGCAATCCTCGCCTCCGTGTTCGGCGCCACCTATGCAGTCCAGCCTGCTTACGGTATTGGCTTCCCCTCAGGCTTGTTCATGTGGATTCCTGTCCTGGGCAATTTGTGCGCGGTGATACTTATCCCATTCGTCGGTAGACTCTCTGACAGAATTGGGCGTCGCCCCCCAGTGATCGTGGGCGTGCTCTGCGGCGGCCTGTTGTCGTTTGGATACCTCTATGCCATCAGCATCCACAATCTCTGGCTGTCTCTGATCCTGTCGCTTCTCATGTGGGGCGTGGCCTACCAAGGCTTCAATGGTGTTTTCCCAAGCATGTTCCCAGAGTTGTTCCGCACCCGGGTACGCGTCACCGGTATGGCTATCGGTCAAAACATCGGCGTGGCATGCACAGCGTTTCTGCCAGCGCTGTTCGTATCGGTTGCGCCGCCTGGCACCGAAAATATCCCGCTGAAAATTGGCGCCCTGACGTTTGGTATCTGTGCGATCTGCGCAATTGCGGCGTTCACGACCCGCGAAACGTTCCGTATTCGTCTGAGCGAACTTGGCGACCCCAACGCGGTGCCGATGTCGAAGGAGGAGTACGAACTGCTGCAGGAAAAGTCCAATCCCAGATCGAGCAGTAGCGCCCCCAATCAAGCGCTGAAAAATCAACTGCTGTGACGCACACCTGACAACCAGACCCATCACGCTCAACGTGTTGCGCAATTGCCCTGCGCAGCACGTTGAGCCCCAAGGCGATGAACGTGTGCGCCGCCAGCAAGCATCCAACCCGCGAGCTGGCAATTGCGTGCACTCGCCACCTACAGTAGGTTCACATGCATCCCC from Pseudomonas fortuita carries:
- a CDS encoding MFS transporter; this translates as MSHGIPSDPHSKRQSRKAAASGWIGSALEYYDFFIYATAAALLFPQLFFPTDNPTVGIIVSLASFGVGYIARPIGAVVLGHLGDRHGRKTVLVYCMFLMGFSTMCIGLLPTYDQIGVWAPAILITLRLIQGFAVAGEVSCASSMTMEHAPDGRRGYFASFTLQGVQAGQLLAAAVFLPLAQFMPADAFASWGWRIPFLLSAVVLVVGWIIRREVHEAPVFAEAQAGDKPRKLPVVEVLTESWKDVLRVVCMALSAVLAILASVFGATYAVQPAYGIGFPSGLFMWIPVLGNLCAVILIPFVGRLSDRIGRRPPVIVGVLCGGLLSFGYLYAISIHNLWLSLILSLLMWGVAYQGFNGVFPSMFPELFRTRVRVTGMAIGQNIGVACTAFLPALFVSVAPPGTENIPLKIGALTFGICAICAIAAFTTRETFRIRLSELGDPNAVPMSKEEYELLQEKSNPRSSSSAPNQALKNQLL